The DNA segment TGTCCTTCCTGCGAGCTGCTCAATGGTTCGATGCTGTATTGATACTTGGCCTGCGAGGCTTGCTTCCAGGACTTGATGGCCTCCAACCCGTTGTACGTCTGGCCTTCGTCGCGCACGGTGGCATCCCTGGTGAAGCAGCGCTCTAACACCTCTGTGTCGATAATCTTTTCGGCCGCAAGGTAGCTGGCGAGCGGTTCAGGCAATTCGATTTTCATGGCGATGTCACCTCGCTGATGCAAGGATTTCTTCATCCACATGCTCGCTATCGGCCATACCCGATGGCAAGAACCCACGAAAAAGT comes from the Pseudomonas sp. TCU-HL1 genome and includes:
- a CDS encoding nuclear transport factor 2 family protein; the encoded protein is MKIELPEPLASYLAAEKIIDTEVLERCFTRDATVRDEGQTYNGLEAIKSWKQASQAKYQYSIEPLSSSQEGQTVTLLARLTGNFPGSPVELTYTVVLVDDKIASLEIR